One genomic region from Salmonirosea aquatica encodes:
- a CDS encoding DUF4406 domain-containing protein, which translates to MMILVAGPYRSGTNDDPALMAENLHRLEAVILALFRAGYLPMIGEWVALPLWHLAGGQTPGDAAWQEILYPVAHHLLDRCDAILRLPGESKGADEDVRLATERGLPVYHRLDDVPGIS; encoded by the coding sequence ATGATGATTCTTGTGGCCGGGCCATACCGCTCCGGCACGAACGACGATCCGGCTCTGATGGCCGAAAACTTACATCGGCTCGAAGCCGTAATCTTGGCCTTGTTTCGGGCGGGCTACCTGCCCATGATCGGCGAATGGGTTGCCTTGCCGCTCTGGCACCTGGCGGGTGGTCAAACACCCGGCGACGCGGCATGGCAGGAAATTTTGTATCCTGTCGCGCACCATTTGCTTGATCGGTGCGATGCCATCCTGCGTCTCCCCGGCGAGTCAAAGGGAGCCGATGAAGACGTTCGGTTGGCTACTGAACGCGGCCTGCCGGTGTACCATCGGCTGGATGATGTACCGGGGATATCTTAA
- a CDS encoding DKNYY domain-containing protein: MKLFHILLSLLGLGLLAACKKSGYQTKNGFVYYKDYRMDSADYKSFEALNSVFARDKNRGYYRGIELEPTVGTSFTALDDYYAKDHAVVYFCDNYIDFKLFETTRRNKIIRVIQADAASFEVIGNEYAYAKDKFRAYYQGIGFAVADVASFVPLDPHFGKDSRVGYFQQAPIRGSDGKSFAVVSRNFAKDKRIVYYCWSIVDMPIGGVTSGVRPLPNALPDSFTAVGLYYATDDNHAFYKDKLIPEADPATFAQWEELYTQYARDSTRIYFQHHCILSADRQTFALLADDYAQDSQTVFYQDHPLAKADRTTFTMLEYGYAKDARHVYYEGEILARADPASFAMVTNEADRDAADKTHSYAAGRQITQTNQA, from the coding sequence ATGAAACTATTCCATATCCTACTTTCTCTGCTGGGCCTGGGCCTTCTGGCGGCTTGTAAAAAGTCAGGTTACCAGACCAAAAATGGCTTCGTGTACTACAAAGACTACCGGATGGATTCGGCCGATTACAAATCATTTGAAGCGTTGAACAGCGTTTTTGCCCGCGATAAAAACCGGGGTTATTACCGGGGCATTGAACTCGAACCTACGGTCGGAACCAGCTTTACCGCGCTCGACGACTATTATGCCAAAGACCACGCGGTCGTTTACTTCTGTGATAATTACATTGATTTCAAGTTGTTCGAGACTACCCGGAGGAATAAAATAATCCGGGTGATACAGGCCGATGCCGCTTCGTTCGAGGTGATCGGGAATGAATATGCCTACGCAAAAGACAAGTTTCGCGCTTACTATCAAGGGATAGGTTTTGCCGTGGCTGATGTCGCTTCGTTTGTGCCGCTCGACCCCCATTTTGGCAAGGACAGCCGGGTGGGTTATTTCCAACAGGCCCCTATCAGGGGCAGTGACGGAAAGTCCTTTGCCGTGGTAAGCCGAAATTTTGCTAAAGACAAGCGAATTGTTTATTACTGCTGGAGCATTGTAGACATGCCCATTGGTGGCGTTACGTCGGGGGTTCGTCCCCTCCCGAACGCGCTGCCTGATTCGTTCACCGCCGTGGGGCTGTATTATGCCACCGACGATAACCACGCATTTTACAAGGATAAACTCATTCCCGAAGCCGACCCGGCCACATTTGCCCAGTGGGAGGAGTTGTACACTCAATATGCCCGCGACAGCACCCGGATTTACTTCCAGCATCACTGCATCCTAAGTGCCGACCGGCAGACGTTTGCGCTCCTGGCCGATGACTACGCCCAGGACAGCCAAACCGTTTTCTACCAGGACCACCCTCTGGCTAAGGCCGACCGGACCACTTTCACGATGCTGGAATATGGCTACGCCAAAGACGCCCGTCATGTGTATTACGAGGGGGAAATTCTGGCCCGTGCCGATCCGGCCTCGTTCGCGATGGTAACCAACGAAGCCGACCGCGACGCCGCCGACAAAACCCATTCTTACGCAGCGGGCCGCCAAATTACCCAAACCAACCAAGCATGA
- a CDS encoding alpha/beta fold hydrolase, with the protein MKIYMVETNGLPNLSEGNTPEIHSLEYGCWATEVLNGLNIETAYVAGASFGGLICMKLGLLSPERIKAAFLLNPGCLQPFSLRLKNLYYNLLPILRPNETNVLTFLEQAVFCKPNHQLSPTAEKMLVDYEVFALTRYKDNTQKPYYMDRQLAQFTVDTFLLEGDQDLLFPHQKSIDNARKHMKSLKQVVVFPKVGHGIETYDKALNFIGKTIQKS; encoded by the coding sequence ATGAAAATCTACATGGTCGAAACCAACGGGTTGCCCAACCTGAGTGAAGGGAACACTCCCGAGATTCACTCGTTGGAGTATGGGTGCTGGGCGACGGAGGTACTGAATGGTCTGAACATCGAAACTGCCTACGTAGCCGGAGCTTCGTTCGGCGGGCTAATCTGTATGAAGCTGGGCCTGCTCAGTCCAGAACGGATCAAAGCGGCTTTTCTGCTGAATCCGGGCTGTTTGCAACCTTTTTCCCTTCGCCTCAAAAACTTATACTACAATCTTTTGCCCATCCTGCGCCCGAATGAAACGAATGTTTTGACATTTTTAGAGCAGGCGGTTTTCTGCAAACCGAATCATCAGCTTTCCCCAACCGCCGAAAAAATGCTGGTCGACTACGAGGTTTTCGCCTTAACCCGGTATAAAGACAACACCCAAAAGCCCTATTACATGGATAGGCAGCTGGCCCAGTTCACGGTCGACACCTTCCTGCTTGAAGGGGATCAGGATTTACTGTTTCCTCACCAAAAGTCCATTGACAATGCCAGAAAACACATGAAGTCACTGAAACAAGTCGTCGTATTTCCTAAGGTCGGGCATGGGATTGAAACTTACGATAAGGCTCTGAATTTCATCGGGAAAACTATTCAAAAATCATGA
- a CDS encoding DUF4595 domain-containing protein, which translates to MNISVFKNTLFLALAIGSVACQKDSPVGPMPPDATSRATARLGSEGISPNSPHVHKLTKHGEATLTYDNDGRLLNVTTPVRGSLAIQTDYTYSPGKIRAFTHQGKIRLRDETFMLDASGRCTESAEAITVVNNNVPLHYLREWKFAYNEKGQLVNYQNKNSCVGGFGYAYNADGDMVSATETTGISSSFATKFNYSPAGSDPVISDKYPLNVIGVNEHDAYLRIFGKPGKHLVTLVTPQASLDGDYYTYVLDADGYVTQRKQYKLTGAALVDTKSYAYVTADLGMPF; encoded by the coding sequence ATGAATATTTCAGTTTTCAAAAATACCCTTTTTCTTGCCTTAGCGATTGGCTCCGTTGCCTGCCAGAAAGACAGCCCGGTGGGGCCCATGCCGCCTGACGCAACCTCAAGAGCCACAGCGCGGCTCGGAAGTGAGGGTATCTCACCCAACTCTCCCCATGTGCACAAGCTCACCAAACACGGTGAGGCTACCCTGACGTACGATAACGATGGCCGACTTCTGAACGTAACCACCCCCGTCCGTGGCAGTTTGGCTATCCAGACCGATTACACCTACAGTCCCGGTAAGATCAGAGCGTTTACGCATCAGGGAAAGATCAGACTGCGGGATGAAACCTTTATGCTGGATGCCAGCGGCCGCTGCACCGAATCTGCCGAAGCGATTACAGTTGTCAACAACAATGTCCCTCTCCATTACTTAAGGGAGTGGAAGTTTGCCTACAATGAGAAGGGCCAGTTAGTGAATTACCAGAATAAAAACAGTTGCGTCGGTGGATTCGGGTACGCTTACAATGCTGACGGCGACATGGTCTCGGCGACGGAAACGACGGGAATATCGAGCAGTTTTGCAACAAAATTCAATTACAGTCCGGCAGGGAGCGACCCGGTCATTAGTGATAAATATCCGTTGAACGTGATAGGGGTGAACGAACATGACGCTTACCTGCGGATTTTCGGTAAGCCGGGCAAGCACCTGGTCACACTCGTAACCCCGCAGGCTTCACTCGATGGCGACTATTACACCTACGTTCTGGACGCGGATGGCTATGTGACCCAACGAAAGCAGTACAAACTGACTGGTGCCGCCCTAGTCGATACCAAGTCGTACGCCTACGTGACAGCCGACCTGGGAATGCCGTTCTGA
- the yiaA gene encoding inner membrane protein YiaA yields MHQKTSAAFMGASWLALGVGMLGYLIDLWRSDMLLNEKGFYFTVLMYGIFAMVSVQKSVRDRLEGLPVTDLYYAICWLSTILSSTLLTVGLWNATLLPSEKGFYTSSFLMGLFGAIAVQKNTRNNQEVSRKD; encoded by the coding sequence ATGCATCAAAAAACATCTGCCGCCTTCATGGGCGCGTCATGGCTGGCTCTCGGAGTGGGTATGCTGGGCTACCTGATCGACCTGTGGCGGTCCGACATGCTGCTGAATGAAAAGGGCTTCTACTTCACCGTGCTGATGTACGGCATTTTCGCGATGGTATCGGTTCAGAAAAGTGTGCGCGACCGTTTGGAGGGCCTTCCGGTGACGGACCTATACTACGCTATCTGCTGGTTGTCTACCATCCTGTCTAGTACGCTGCTGACGGTTGGCCTGTGGAACGCAACACTGTTGCCAAGCGAAAAGGGATTTTACACCTCTTCCTTCCTGATGGGTTTGTTCGGAGCCATTGCCGTCCAGAAAAATACCAGGAACAATCAGGAAGTTTCCAGGAAGGATTAA
- a CDS encoding S41 family peptidase, with translation MKKQITVLATILMGVLISFTSCQEMMVAPEVDNSNENNFRQMWQKFDSHYGLFLVKNIDWNKVYTSHLPMAQAARTDAELFSVLSSTVHVLDDKHINIYTNSPELTDYNSGENGHIPAQEDFDFKVVREKYLTEYHAETDDFGYGKLTSDIGYIHIKSFQGEFSFYEKNMVKAIDALASTKGIVFDIRDHKGGSDQVSKYIAGRFSSSKKLFMTSRKRNGPGHDQFDTAVNWYVEPTGKSQYTKPVILLTTSTTISAGETFTFAMLENANVTHIGTKTAGAFTDVIAHQLPNGWIITVGVGDYRGSDGKSYEGIGITPKISSENKKVDVINGVDKTLELARQRLE, from the coding sequence ATGAAAAAGCAAATAACAGTACTCGCAACAATTCTAATGGGCGTACTTATCTCTTTCACCTCCTGTCAGGAAATGATGGTTGCCCCTGAGGTCGACAATTCCAATGAAAACAATTTTCGGCAAATGTGGCAGAAATTTGACAGTCATTATGGACTGTTCCTGGTTAAAAATATCGACTGGAATAAGGTGTATACCTCTCACCTACCGATGGCACAGGCGGCAAGAACCGACGCGGAATTGTTTTCAGTCCTATCCTCGACCGTGCACGTTTTAGATGACAAACATATAAACATCTATACCAACAGTCCAGAGCTGACAGACTATAACAGCGGGGAAAACGGACATATCCCAGCTCAGGAAGATTTCGATTTCAAGGTAGTCCGGGAAAAATATCTGACTGAATACCACGCAGAAACAGACGATTTTGGCTACGGAAAACTAACGTCGGACATTGGCTATATCCATATCAAATCATTCCAGGGCGAGTTTTCGTTTTACGAAAAAAACATGGTCAAAGCCATCGACGCTTTGGCTTCCACCAAAGGAATCGTGTTTGACATACGAGACCACAAGGGCGGCTCCGATCAGGTGAGTAAGTACATAGCCGGCCGATTCTCAAGTTCAAAGAAATTGTTCATGACATCCAGGAAAAGAAACGGTCCAGGTCACGACCAGTTTGATACTGCCGTAAACTGGTATGTAGAGCCGACGGGTAAAAGCCAATATACTAAACCAGTCATCCTGCTGACGACTTCCACTACGATAAGTGCGGGTGAGACCTTCACGTTTGCCATGCTGGAGAATGCTAATGTTACCCATATTGGAACTAAGACAGCAGGTGCGTTTACTGATGTGATCGCCCATCAGTTGCCTAACGGGTGGATTATTACCGTCGGTGTAGGCGACTACCGCGGATCAGACGGCAAAAGCTATGAAGGCATCGGGATTACGCCGAAAATTAGTAGTGAAAATAAGAAGGTCGATGTGATTAATGGCGTGGACAAAACTCTGGAACTGGCCCGCCAAAGATTGGAGTGA
- a CDS encoding IS110 family transposase, translating into MNDFLRYCVGLAINKDTLQVCLSVIDNTGRVTAKATTRVANKPAGFAALLAWVARHRKLGLPLTYLMESTGVYHEAVAWYLYQQDQPVVILLPNKAKHYFKSLGYNRAAGAVHE; encoded by the coding sequence ATGAACGATTTTCTGCGTTACTGCGTGGGCCTGGCTATTAACAAGGATACGCTCCAGGTTTGCCTGTCGGTGATTGATAATACCGGCCGGGTTACAGCCAAAGCCACCACCAGAGTGGCCAACAAGCCAGCTGGCTTCGCAGCCCTGCTGGCCTGGGTCGCCCGCCACCGAAAGTTGGGACTGCCCCTGACTTACCTGATGGAGTCGACCGGTGTCTACCACGAGGCGGTTGCCTGGTACCTGTACCAGCAGGACCAGCCGGTTGTTATCTTGCTGCCCAACAAAGCCAAGCACTACTTTAAAAGCTTGGGCTACAACCGGGCAGCCGGCGCTGTCCATGAATGA
- a CDS encoding Crp/Fnr family transcriptional regulator, giving the protein MELYHQRLLDFISNTLVIPPSDEAAIRQYFEPVFMPKGTLAHSPGKIPGYHNFIVSGYMRSFHLDIDNKEITTDLNNGPRFFTSYAHFMNRTVSHETIHCITDCEVLRISRANVELRAEASSTLKDYTIRILQKRLAEEKERISDLANLTAEQRYLKFMKEKPNTARHVPLSYIASYLGITQRHLSRLRKEVSV; this is encoded by the coding sequence ATGGAGCTCTACCATCAAAGGTTGTTAGATTTCATCAGCAATACTCTGGTTATTCCGCCATCAGACGAAGCCGCCATCCGGCAGTATTTTGAACCTGTGTTCATGCCTAAGGGTACCCTTGCCCATTCACCCGGAAAGATTCCCGGGTACCATAACTTCATTGTTTCGGGTTACATGCGTAGTTTTCACTTGGATATTGATAACAAGGAAATTACTACGGATCTCAATAACGGCCCGCGGTTTTTTACCTCATACGCTCACTTTATGAACCGCACAGTTTCTCACGAAACAATCCATTGTATAACAGATTGTGAGGTACTTCGGATCAGTCGCGCCAATGTCGAACTTAGGGCCGAGGCAAGTTCTACGCTAAAAGACTATACAATACGTATACTTCAAAAGCGCTTGGCAGAGGAGAAAGAACGTATCTCTGATCTAGCCAACCTTACGGCTGAGCAGCGGTACCTGAAATTTATGAAAGAAAAGCCGAATACAGCAAGACATGTCCCCCTCTCCTACATTGCATCCTACCTCGGCATAACCCAGAGGCATTTAAGTCGATTAAGAAAGGAGGTTTCTGTCTGA
- a CDS encoding DUF6326 family protein has product MKPSSYLQNVDINIKIKLSALWASVTFLYLYGDYFELYVPQKAEGLISGHNLLDSPVKLLLAALLLAIPSLMVMLSVLTKPPLNRWLNLIVGTFYTTIMLLIAATSLTPWRAFYVLYALIESTLTATIVWYAWKWPNASRHE; this is encoded by the coding sequence ATGAAACCATCCTCCTATTTACAGAATGTTGATATCAACATTAAAATCAAACTTTCAGCCCTATGGGCATCGGTCACCTTCCTGTATTTATACGGCGACTACTTTGAGCTGTACGTTCCGCAAAAGGCCGAGGGGTTGATCAGCGGGCACAATCTGCTGGATAGCCCCGTCAAGCTCCTCCTGGCCGCTCTTTTGCTGGCGATTCCGTCGTTGATGGTCATGCTCTCTGTGCTTACAAAACCTCCCTTGAACCGCTGGCTCAACCTCATTGTGGGCACTTTCTACACCACGATCATGCTCCTGATCGCCGCCACCAGCCTGACTCCCTGGCGGGCTTTTTACGTGCTGTATGCCCTGATTGAAAGTACCCTCACTGCCACAATCGTGTGGTACGCCTGGAAATGGCCTAACGCCTCCCGACATGAATAA
- a CDS encoding DUF4386 domain-containing protein, with protein sequence MNKHTSTAWEPSRKLGRIAGVLYLIIVICGFLGIMYAPSQVMVRGDAPATMHNLLNHEFLFRAGMASQLLSSVVFILLVLALYRIFRGIHARRAQLMVVLVLVQIPLVFLGEGFHLAALMTAKGELMPSLALIQRQETVYLFLRIYTYGSIILPMVFWGLWLIPFGQLVIQSGYLPKILGIWLILGGVAYVIEVIDYLLLAERLSFVTDYFFVFHSVAELGTMAWLLAKGIQVKERSHS encoded by the coding sequence ATGAATAAGCACACCTCAACAGCCTGGGAACCAAGCCGAAAATTAGGCAGAATCGCCGGGGTACTCTACCTCATCATTGTGATCTGTGGCTTCTTGGGCATCATGTACGCGCCTTCGCAGGTCATGGTCAGGGGCGATGCCCCCGCCACCATGCACAACCTGCTGAATCACGAATTCCTTTTCCGGGCGGGCATGGCGAGCCAGTTGTTGAGTTCGGTCGTGTTCATCTTACTGGTACTCGCACTTTACCGCATTTTCCGGGGCATCCACGCACGCCGGGCGCAGTTGATGGTCGTGCTGGTTCTGGTGCAAATCCCCCTCGTATTTTTGGGCGAAGGTTTCCATCTGGCCGCTTTAATGACCGCCAAGGGTGAACTGATGCCCTCGTTGGCACTGATTCAGCGGCAGGAAACGGTGTATTTGTTTCTGCGTATCTACACCTACGGCAGTATCATCCTGCCCATGGTTTTCTGGGGACTTTGGCTCATTCCATTCGGACAGCTGGTGATCCAGTCGGGCTATTTGCCAAAAATCCTCGGAATATGGCTCATCCTGGGCGGGGTAGCCTACGTCATCGAGGTGATCGATTACCTTTTGCTGGCTGAACGCCTGTCGTTCGTGACCGATTACTTTTTTGTGTTTCATTCGGTAGCCGAACTGGGCACGATGGCCTGGCTGCTGGCCAAAGGAATACAGGTTAAAGAAAGGTCCCACTCCTAG
- a CDS encoding Crp/Fnr family transcriptional regulator yields the protein MENLIFDFIARYMPLSEEEKQAVIDLALIRTCKKGTVLLSEGHPAREGYLVLRGCLRSYYIIDGEDKTTSFYTEFEFFAPAGLVTHKPSQQYLACLEDCILAVGNPDMEKVMFKSFPVSKTYAGSFPSKYWPGIRFLSMISRPPPPSSGI from the coding sequence ATGGAAAACTTGATTTTTGATTTCATTGCCCGATACATGCCGCTTTCGGAAGAAGAAAAGCAGGCGGTCATCGACCTGGCGCTAATCAGAACCTGCAAAAAAGGAACGGTATTGTTGAGCGAGGGTCATCCTGCCCGGGAGGGGTACTTGGTCCTCAGAGGATGCTTGAGAAGCTACTATATCATCGATGGTGAAGATAAAACCACTTCCTTTTACACAGAGTTCGAATTCTTCGCTCCTGCCGGACTCGTGACCCACAAACCGTCGCAACAGTACCTTGCCTGCTTGGAAGACTGCATTCTTGCCGTGGGAAATCCCGATATGGAAAAAGTCATGTTCAAAAGTTTCCCCGTTTCGAAAACTTATGCCGGATCATTTCCGAGCAAATACTGGCCAGGAATCAGGTTTCTTTCGATGATTTCAAGACCTCCACCCCCGAGCAGCGGTATCTGA
- a CDS encoding AraC family transcriptional regulator: MIYVIGIFISVFLASLLLTKAGRHRADMILGVWMIVVGLHLFAYYSLLTGLMYEYPFLIGSTLPFPFLHGPLLFLYAFALTKPRALRVRVWLVHSLLPVGIILSTVPFFLLPAARKAYVFQHEGEGYETYLLITNILLSLSGILYIYLTNRLLQQHKKRLVDIFSNQEKVNLDWLRFLFYGMGLIWVSIILSFSDELTFSLATVFVVLIGYFGIRQAGIFTNQALPDADEPVAEGEFTAPEEPEPATQKSKYAKSGLTPDAASELHARLKDLMDSEKLFLQPELTLVELASHLDIHPNYLSQTINEMEGASFYDYINGMRIEEFKRRVSLAENQKFTLLALAFDCGFNSKSAFNRVFKKATGLSPSQYAQAATRV; encoded by the coding sequence ATGATCTACGTCATCGGCATCTTCATTTCCGTTTTTTTGGCCTCTCTCCTGCTCACCAAAGCCGGACGACATAGGGCGGATATGATTCTGGGGGTCTGGATGATTGTCGTCGGCCTGCACCTGTTTGCCTATTACAGTCTGCTAACGGGCCTGATGTACGAATACCCGTTCCTGATCGGCTCCACCCTTCCATTTCCTTTCCTGCACGGCCCTCTTCTGTTCCTCTATGCCTTTGCACTCACAAAACCCCGGGCGTTGCGTGTGAGGGTCTGGCTGGTACACTCCCTCCTGCCCGTGGGGATTATCCTTTCGACCGTACCCTTCTTTTTGCTTCCGGCGGCACGGAAAGCGTATGTTTTTCAACATGAAGGGGAGGGCTACGAAACCTACCTGTTGATCACCAATATCCTGCTGAGCCTTTCGGGAATCCTGTACATTTACCTCACCAACAGACTCCTGCAGCAGCACAAGAAGCGCTTGGTGGATATATTCTCGAACCAGGAGAAGGTCAACCTCGATTGGCTGCGGTTTTTGTTTTACGGCATGGGGCTGATCTGGGTTTCAATCATTCTGAGTTTCAGCGATGAGCTAACCTTCAGTCTGGCTACGGTATTTGTGGTTTTGATAGGGTACTTCGGCATCAGACAGGCCGGTATATTCACCAACCAGGCTTTACCAGACGCGGATGAACCAGTTGCCGAAGGGGAGTTTACAGCCCCGGAGGAACCGGAGCCGGCCACCCAAAAAAGCAAGTATGCCAAGTCAGGGCTTACCCCTGACGCGGCCAGCGAACTGCACGCCCGTTTGAAAGACTTGATGGACTCTGAAAAACTGTTCCTTCAACCCGAACTGACCCTGGTGGAATTAGCCAGCCACCTGGACATACATCCCAATTACCTATCGCAGACGATCAATGAAATGGAGGGCGCGAGTTTTTACGATTACATCAACGGCATGCGGATCGAGGAGTTCAAGCGCCGGGTAAGCCTCGCCGAAAACCAGAAGTTCACCCTCCTGGCCCTTGCCTTCGATTGTGGCTTCAACTCCAAGTCGGCCTTCAACCGGGTTTTCAAGAAGGCCACCGGGCTTTCTCCATCGCAATACGCCCAGGCCGCCACCAGGGTCTGA
- a CDS encoding serine hydrolase domain-containing protein — protein sequence MKTLPLVTGLLSTLLTLASCEQIKETVPAQACEKGIKNHPNAARYQKLADALLAEGVVGASLTVITPEGTWSSGIGMADLKNKVKLTPCHTLRVGSVSKIFAATAILKLQEAGKLNLDDQAGRYLPAEFARNIANADQATIRQLLNHSSGIAEYSSLSNILQILNLSVVKHSAEENLRSIFGKKANFKVGERDEYSNSNFLLLALIIKKVTGLSAYGYITEHLLKPNGFENLYASASVPSSLSRAYYDSNDNGFMLDLTEIENNAVGGADMLDGGMIANSYDLARFHEKLMTGQLLSAASTQALHAFTPVTQDVGEDLKHIKGYSLGLMKLETNQGVAIGHYGTVHSFNGMVFYFPQQKVTIALIRNSDSAKIKKFVESKEIFDYLFQQK from the coding sequence ATGAAAACCCTTCCATTAGTCACAGGTCTGCTTTCCACGCTCCTGACCCTCGCTTCCTGCGAGCAAATCAAAGAAACCGTTCCGGCCCAAGCCTGCGAAAAAGGAATCAAAAATCACCCGAATGCCGCCCGGTACCAAAAACTGGCCGACGCCCTGCTGGCCGAGGGCGTAGTGGGCGCGAGCCTGACGGTCATCACGCCGGAGGGTACCTGGAGTTCAGGAATCGGGATGGCCGATCTTAAAAATAAGGTCAAACTGACCCCATGCCACACGCTACGGGTGGGAAGTGTATCCAAGATATTCGCGGCTACGGCCATTCTGAAATTGCAGGAAGCGGGCAAACTCAACCTCGACGACCAGGCGGGCAGGTACCTGCCCGCCGAGTTTGCCAGGAACATCGCCAACGCCGACCAGGCCACCATCCGGCAGTTGCTCAACCATTCCTCGGGCATCGCAGAGTACTCCAGCCTCTCCAATATTCTTCAAATCCTGAATCTATCGGTGGTGAAGCATTCCGCCGAAGAAAATCTGCGATCCATTTTCGGCAAGAAGGCCAACTTCAAAGTCGGGGAGCGGGACGAGTATTCCAACTCCAATTTTCTCCTGCTTGCACTCATCATTAAGAAGGTGACGGGCCTGTCGGCTTACGGGTACATCACCGAGCACCTCTTAAAGCCCAACGGATTTGAAAACCTATACGCCTCCGCGTCAGTCCCAAGCTCCCTCTCGCGGGCCTACTACGATAGCAACGACAACGGCTTCATGCTGGACTTGACCGAAATTGAAAACAATGCCGTCGGCGGAGCCGACATGCTGGATGGCGGCATGATCGCCAACTCCTATGATCTGGCCCGTTTTCACGAAAAGCTCATGACCGGCCAGCTCCTTTCCGCTGCCTCCACGCAGGCGCTCCACGCCTTTACCCCCGTCACCCAAGACGTGGGCGAAGACCTCAAGCACATCAAAGGGTACAGCCTGGGGCTGATGAAACTGGAAACCAATCAGGGGGTGGCCATCGGGCATTACGGCACCGTACATAGCTTCAATGGCATGGTGTTCTATTTCCCGCAGCAGAAAGTCACCATCGCCCTCATCCGGAATTCGGATTCAGCCAAAATCAAAAAGTTCGTCGAGAGCAAGGAGATTTTTGATTATCTATTTCAGCAGAAGTGA
- a CDS encoding DUF4386 domain-containing protein — MEPLTEINKRNAITTSLCFIVAAVTSIVGKLLYAPVLADPDYLTTGFLHSDQVVLGAVFELILATAAVGTGIFMYPILRKVDESLGLGYVIFRTLEVVFILVGLVGVLALITLSKSFTASSTPDYKHFHSIGEVLKGVHDWAFILGPNFMLGINTFVYSFIFYRSALLPRKIALLGLVAAILICVASLLELFGVIQQVSVAGFLFALPIFIYEMIVAIWLLSKGFGLKHGHLISF; from the coding sequence ATGGAACCGCTTACCGAAATTAACAAAAGAAACGCCATTACCACAAGCCTATGCTTTATAGTGGCGGCGGTGACGTCAATAGTTGGCAAGCTGCTTTATGCCCCCGTTCTGGCAGATCCTGACTATTTGACCACAGGTTTCCTGCATTCAGATCAGGTCGTTTTAGGGGCAGTTTTTGAGTTGATTCTAGCCACTGCAGCCGTCGGCACCGGGATATTCATGTACCCCATCTTGCGCAAAGTCGACGAAAGCCTGGGGTTGGGATACGTGATTTTCCGGACTTTGGAAGTGGTGTTTATCTTAGTCGGATTAGTCGGTGTACTGGCATTGATTACACTTAGCAAATCGTTTACGGCTTCTAGCACGCCCGACTATAAGCATTTTCATTCCATTGGGGAAGTTCTGAAAGGCGTCCACGATTGGGCGTTTATTTTAGGACCCAATTTCATGCTAGGTATCAATACATTCGTGTACAGCTTTATTTTTTACCGGTCGGCGCTACTGCCCAGAAAAATTGCACTGCTGGGCCTTGTAGCCGCAATCCTGATTTGCGTCGCTTCGCTTTTGGAACTGTTCGGTGTCATTCAACAAGTATCGGTAGCTGGCTTTCTGTTTGCACTTCCGATCTTCATCTATGAAATGATTGTAGCCATTTGGCTGCTTTCCAAAGGCTTTGGTTTAAAGCATGGGCACTTAATCAGTTTTTGA